From one Thamnophis elegans isolate rThaEle1 chromosome 9, rThaEle1.pri, whole genome shotgun sequence genomic stretch:
- the CXCL13 gene encoding C-X-C motif chemokine 13 produces MSFRVFLGLSVMLIACHLTGATIFDPLNLSCKCARVTSTFIRPARYARVEIFPAGIACKKLEIILTLKNKQKICLDSKAKWVNNLLSMMENVNGRQRSS; encoded by the exons ATGAGTTTTCGTGTCTTCCTTGGGCTTTCCGTTATGCTTATTGCCTGCCACCTCACTGGTGCAA CTATCTTTGACCCCCTGAATTTAAGCTGCAAATGTGCCAGAGTCACCAGCACCTTCATTCGTCCGGCACGATATGCAAGAGTTGAGATATTTCCAGCTGGGATTGcctgcaaaaaattggaaatcaT TCTTACCCTGAAGAACAAGCAGAAAATCTGCCTTGATTCCAAAGCCAAATGGGTGAACAATTTATTGAGCATGATGGAAAATGT gAATGGACGCCAACGTTCATCTTGA